One Heptranchias perlo isolate sHepPer1 chromosome 2, sHepPer1.hap1, whole genome shotgun sequence DNA segment encodes these proteins:
- the LOC137333976 gene encoding anterior gradient protein 3-like has translation MLQLFLPLFLLLVAVTSNLATAIKKRPPQTLSRGWGDDITWVQTYEEGLYKAKKSNKPLMVIHHLEECQYCDELKKVFAENEEIQAMADKDFIMLNLMHETTDKNLAPDGKYVPRIMFVDPSMTVRADIAGKYSNRLYTYEPKDIQYLIQNMKKSKRLLPVEL, from the exons ATGCTGCAGTTATTTCTTCCTCTATTTTTGCTCCTGGTTGCTGTCACATCCAACCTAGCCACAGCAATCAAAAAAAGGCCACCTCAAACACTGTCAAGAG GTTGGGGGGATGATATAACATGGGTTCAAACCTATGAAGAAGGGCTTTATAAAGCAAAGAAAAG CAACAAGCCATTAATGGTCATCCATCACTTGGAAGAATGCCAGTATTGTGATG AATTGAAGAAAGTTTTTGCTGAAAATGAAGAAATCCAGGCGATGGCTGACAAAGATTTCATTATGTTAAATCTAATG catGAAACCACTGACAAGAACCTTGCACCTGATGGTAAATATGTGCCCCGTATAATGTTTGTAG ATCCTTCTATGACTGTGAGAGCAGATATCGCAGGGAAGTACTCAAACCGTCTCTACACATACGAACCAAAAGATATTCAGTACT TGATTCAGAACATGAAGAAATCAAAACGTTTGTTGCCAGTTGAGCTATAA